One Thermococcus sp. M36 genomic window, ATCTCCGTCGCCGAGAGGATGTCCTTCCTGAACATGGGCTGTACTATGACTTCATAGCCTCTCTCACGGAAGAGCTGGGCGACAAGAGAGTTTCCAGTGAAGACGACGTCAAATCTTGGAACCATGCTCTGGACGTAGGTTGACCAGATAGCGTTGAAGTTGATGTCCGGTAGTGGAATCAGATAGTAGCGCTTCTTCAGACCCGCCTCGTCCAGAGCCCTTATGAGCATCTCCATCCTTTCGCTCGTCGTGAAGGGGTTCTTGAGCGTGTGGCTGGCCTGAGCACTACCAATGCCTATTATCACCTCGTCCACCTGCGAGAAAACGAACTCAAGGGCCCTGATATGCCCGTTGTGAACCGGCTGGAAACGGCCGACGAAGAGACCGCGTCTTGGAGCTGGCACGAATTTTCACCCCCTTGTTCAAGATTTTTCGGATTTTCGTCCAGTTTTCTTAAACCAGCCGCACCCTCAGTTCATCCCCAACCCGGAGCCCAAGTCTTTCAGCGGCAGAACCTTGGTTGACCGCTATTTCAAGGTAATCATGGCTTCCTGGGAGGGCCAACAGTTCGCCGGGCTCGACCTGTCCATAGGTGTCAAGGTACGGGATTCTAAGCCCCAGATCAGGCAGTTCAACTGCCTCCGGCCTCCCGTAGCCCCCAAGGTTCAGGATGACGTTGCCAAAGTCGTCTATGTAGATGACCCTAAGCAGCCAGGAGTCACCCTTTCTTTTCGGCTCGATGTCGAGCCTGACGAGGCCCTCCAACGGTACCTCCTCCGCAAACTGCTCGGGTTCTATGCCCGCCTCGAGCAGAGCCCCCGCCGGACCGAAGACGTCCCTCCCATGGAAGGTGGGGCTTATTCTCCATCCAGTGAAGCTCCTTATTCTCACTAGGTCTATGGCCCAGGCACGCCTGGGATTTATGTGCCTCATAGGGAGCGTTGCGAGACCGTTGTCCGGCACTACCAGCCACTGGTCGCCCTCGACTATAACGGCCCTCCTCTCTGTACCAACCCCCGGGTCAATGACGCCGACGTGAACCGTTCCCTCCGGCGAATACTTGACCACCTGCTCCATGACGAAGGAGCCCTCGACTATGGAGTGCCTCGTTATGGAATGAGTAACGTCAACCAGCGTGGCGTTCGGATTCACCCGGAGTATGGCCGCCTTCATCTCACCCACGTAGGGGCCCCTAAGACCAAAATCGGTCGTCAGCGTTATCATGCCCATCACC contains:
- a CDS encoding nicotinamide-nucleotide adenylyltransferase, with the protein product MPAPRRGLFVGRFQPVHNGHIRALEFVFSQVDEVIIGIGSAQASHTLKNPFTTSERMEMLIRALDEAGLKKRYYLIPLPDINFNAIWSTYVQSMVPRFDVVFTGNSLVAQLFRERGYEVIVQPMFRKDILSATEIRKRMMDGEPWEELVPKSVAEFIREIKGVERIKMLATNLENSEKELQAPIRIPEF
- a CDS encoding S-adenosyl-l-methionine hydroxide adenosyltransferase family protein; the protein is MITLTTDFGLRGPYVGEMKAAILRVNPNATLVDVTHSITRHSIVEGSFVMEQVVKYSPEGTVHVGVIDPGVGTERRAVIVEGDQWLVVPDNGLATLPMRHINPRRAWAIDLVRIRSFTGWRISPTFHGRDVFGPAGALLEAGIEPEQFAEEVPLEGLVRLDIEPKRKGDSWLLRVIYIDDFGNVILNLGGYGRPEAVELPDLGLRIPYLDTYGQVEPGELLALPGSHDYLEIAVNQGSAAERLGLRVGDELRVRLV